One Narcine bancroftii isolate sNarBan1 chromosome 3, sNarBan1.hap1, whole genome shotgun sequence DNA window includes the following coding sequences:
- the dlc1 gene encoding rho GTPase-activating protein 7 isoform X2 — MVSTDFCADVKGAMIMLTIADVQILSFLFGLASRTKIYGGGKKSTSAAGSFVADQSDAGQELMLQILPVILSSQKDLMTAEIEAKEACDWLRAAGFPQYAQLYEDSQFPIDISSVKRDHDFLDRDAIESLCRRLNTLNKCAVMKLEISPQRKRSEDSDEDEPCAISGRWTFQRDSKRWSRLEEFDVFPSVEMTNDISGDEVLLKNAVSHESVLTDLSERQEVASIHSASSTGSSGANLQKDVEAKRTNSEISVISSGNSVTNEDSFSTLPSPKDISSFTFNAKAERNTKSKAKSFLKRMESLRIKSSHSKKKLPSKNNLVISGPVLQEGIDEEKLKRLNCIEISAVNGNHVNASMARNQSVSYSTQTSSSSSQSETSSAVSTPSPVTRTRSRSTCNKRSGMYLEGFDPFSQSMLNDTRQQNLKNQKSMEEDIIFYIPEDHKPGTFPKALSNGNSYHPDSSSVTWRHGSYHGHRHRSLTRESSADSSKESNFGRRRNSCSSQGSRLSIYDNVPGSHLYSSTGDLADIGNEEDIFPELDDILHHVNGLQRIVNQWSEKLSDEGDSDSAMDSISPCPSSPKQIHLDIENGRVSPGDVDSTGNSINETEDQAVIQERRDSGVGASLTRSNRRQRLRWGSFQISHRPSLNSASLQINSQSVAQMNLLQKFSLLKLTALMEKYSPSNKHGFNWAVPKFMKRIKVPDYKDRNVFGVPLLVNVQRSGHPLPQSIQQAMRYLRNQCLDQVGLFRKSGVKSRIQALRQMNETCADGVNYEGQSAYDVADMLKQYFRDLPEPLMTSKLSETFLQIYQYVPKDQRLQAIQAGIMLLPDEHREALQTLLYFLSDVAALVEENQMTPTNLAVCLAPSLFHLNTLKRENSSPRVIQRKQSLGKPDQKDLNENLAATQGLAHMITECKKLFKIPEEMMSQCRNSYMEQDLQPVSLEQLGQTNNGESSDYRAHLQNYIHALLKEAKDKFKGWVNCSTSESAELAYKKVCDGPPLKLWKASIEIPVAPEDVLWRILRDRHLWDDDLLSSKVIESLNSQTDIYHYVQSSMAPHPTRDYVLIRTWKTNLPKGSCVLVATSVEHNGTPVVGGVRANALTSRYLIEPCGSGKSKLTYLCRIDTRGRMPEWYNKAFGHLCVAEIVRIRDSFIIHGSGSQETKH, encoded by the exons agattgaGGCCAAAGAGGCTTGTGATTGGCTGCGGGCAGCAGGATTCCCACAATATGCGCAGCTGTATGAAG ATTCGCAGTTTCCTATTGATATTTCTTCAGTCAAAAGGGACCACGATTTCCTGGATCGAGATGCAATTGAATCTCTTTGCAG acGATTGAACACCCTTAATAAATGTGCTGTGATGAAGCTAGAAATAAGTCCACAGAGAAAAAGA AGTGAAGATTCAGATGAAGATGAGCCGTGTGCTATCAGTGGCAGATGGACTTTCCAGAGAGACAGCAAACGATGGTCACGCTTAGAAGAGTTTGATGTTTTCCCATCAGTAGAGATGACAAATGACATCTCTGGTGATGAAGTTTTGCTGAAGAATGCAGTCAGTCACGAGAGTGTCCTGACTGATCTAAGCGAGCGGCAAGAAGTGGCATCAATCCACAGTGCTAGTAGTACAGGAAGTAGCGGCGCAAACCtgcagaaggatgtggaggccAAAAGAACAAATTCTGAGATCAGTGTAATTTCCTCGGGGAACTCTGTTACAAATGAAGATTCATTCAGCACTCTCCCTTCACCAAAGGATATCTCCAGTTTTACCTTCAATGCAAAAGCTGAAAGGAACACAAAATCCAAGGCAAAGAGCTTCTTGAAGCGGATGGAGAGCCTGCGGATTAAGAGTTCCCACAGTAAAAAGAAACTTCCTTCAAAAAATAACCTGGTCATCAGTGGACCCGTACTCCAAGAGGGCATAGATGAGGAAAAATTAAAACGCTTGAACTGCATTGAAATATCTGCAGTCAATGGCAATCATGTCAATGCTTCTATGGCTCGGAACCAAAGTGTATCTTACTCTACGCAAACAAGTAGCAGCAGTAGCCAATCAGAGACCAGTAGTGCAGTTAGCACTCCCAGCCCTGTCACCAGAACCCGCAGCCGCAGCACATGCAATAAGCGGAGTGGGATGTACCTTGAGGGCTTTGATCCTTTTAGTCAATCAATGCTGAATGACACCAGACAGCAAAATTTAAAGAATCAGAAGAGCATGGAAGAGGACATTATCTTCTACATACCTGAGGATCATAAGCCAGGCACCTTTCCCAAAGCACTTTCCAATGGCAACTCCTACCACCCTGACAGCTCTTCTGTAACATGGCGACATGGAAGTTATCATGGACACAGACACAGAAGCTTGACCAGGGAGAGCAGTGCTGACAGCTCAAAGGAGTCCAATTTTGGACGGAGGCGGAACTCGTGCAGCTCTCAAGGCAGCCGTCTCAGTATCTATGACAATGTCCCAGGGTCCCACCTTTATTCCAGCACTGGAGATCTGGCAGATATAGGGAATGAAGAAGACATTTTCCCAGAACTGGATGACATTCTGCACCATGTCAATGGACTACAAAGGATTGTAAACCAGTGGTCAGAAAAACTCTCTGATGAGGGGGACTCAGACTCAGCAATGGACTCTATTTCTCCCTGCCCATCTTCCCCCAAACAAATACACCTGGATATCGAAAATGGCAGGGTCTCACCTGGTGATGTTGACAGTACTGGGAACTCCATCAATGAGACAGAGGACCAAGCTGTCATCCAGGAGAGAAGGGATTCGGGTGTTGGTGCATCACTGACAAGATCAAACAG GCGACAGAGACTGCGGTGGGGCAGTTTCCAGATTTCTCACAGGCCAAGCCTAAATTCAGCTTCTCTGCAGATTAACAGCCAGTCAGTCGCACAAATGAACCTTCTCCAGAAATTCTCTCTGCTGAAGCTGACTGCCCTGATGGAGAAATATTCACCCTCAAACAAGCATGGATTTAATTG GGCTGTGCCAAAATTTATGAAGAGGATCAAGGTTCCAGATTACAAGGACCGGAATGTTTTCGGAGTCCCACTGTTGGTGAATGTTCAGCGCTCAGGCCACCCTCTTCCTCAGAGCATTCAACAAGCCATGCGTTACCTCCGCAACCAGTGCCTCGACCAG GTTGGATTATTCCGGAAATCTGGAGTAAAATCGCGAATTCAAGCCCTGCGACAGATGAATGAGACTTGTGCAGATGGTGTAAACTATGAAGGCCAGTCTGCCTATGATGTGGCAGATATGCTGAAACAGTACTTCAGGGACCTGCCAGAACCACTGATGACCAGCAAACTTTCAGAAACCTTTCTTCAGATCTACCAGT ATGTCCCAAAGGATCAGCGTCTCCAGGCAATCCAAGCTGGCATCATGCTGCTGCCCGACGAACATCGAGAGGCTCTTCAGactctcctctacttcctcagtgaTGTCGCAGCTCTTGTGGAAGAGAACCAGATGACACCTACAAACCTCGCTGTGTGCCTGGCCCCTTCACTCTTCCATCTTAACACTCTCAAGAGGGAAAACTCCTCCCCCAG AGTGATCCAGCGGAAACAAAGCTTGGGTAAACCTGACCAGAAGGAcctgaatgaaaacttggctgctaCCCAGGGTCTGGCCCACATGATCACTGAGTGCAAGAAGCTTTTCAAG ATCCCAGAGGAAATGATGAGCCAATGCCGTAACTCTTACATGGAGCAGGATTTGCAGCCAGTCAGCTTGGAGCAGCTGGGTCAAACCAACAATGGGGAATCCTCAGACTACCGGGCTCATCTCCAGAATTACATCCATGCTCTGCTGAAGGAGGCCAAGGACAAGTTTAAAGGCTGGGTTAATTGTTCAACATCTGAATCAGCAGAGTTGGCCTATAAAAAG GTTTGCGATGGGCCACCTCTAAAACTGTGGAAGGCTTCGATTGAAATTCCTGTTGCTCCAGAAGATGTTCTGTGGCGGATACTGCGAGACCGTCATCTCTGGGATGATGACCTTCTTAGTTCAAAAGTCATTGAAAGTTTGAATAGTCAAACAGATATCTATCACTACGTCCAAAGTAGCATGGCTCCACATCCAACCAGAGATTATGTGCTCATAAG GACCTGGAAGACTAACTTGCCCAAGGGCAGCTGTGTGTTGGTGGCTACCTCGGTGGAGCACAATGGAACACCAGTGGTTGGAGGGGTCCGAGCTAATGCTCTTACCTCACGATATCTAATAGAACCCTGCGGGTCAGGGAAATCTAAGCTCACCTACTTGTGCAGGATTGACACGAG AGGACGAATGCCAGAATGGTACAATAAAGCATTTGGACACTTGTGTGTAGCTGAAATTGTTAGGATACGAGACTCTTTTATTATTCACGGCTCCGGCAGTCAAGAAACCAAGCATTAG
- the dlc1 gene encoding rho GTPase-activating protein 7 isoform X3: protein MLETMILTQIEAKEACDWLRAAGFPQYAQLYEDSQFPIDISSVKRDHDFLDRDAIESLCRRLNTLNKCAVMKLEISPQRKRSEDSDEDEPCAISGRWTFQRDSKRWSRLEEFDVFPSVEMTNDISGDEVLLKNAVSHESVLTDLSERQEVASIHSASSTGSSGANLQKDVEAKRTNSEISVISSGNSVTNEDSFSTLPSPKDISSFTFNAKAERNTKSKAKSFLKRMESLRIKSSHSKKKLPSKNNLVISGPVLQEGIDEEKLKRLNCIEISAVNGNHVNASMARNQSVSYSTQTSSSSSQSETSSAVSTPSPVTRTRSRSTCNKRSGMYLEGFDPFSQSMLNDTRQQNLKNQKSMEEDIIFYIPEDHKPGTFPKALSNGNSYHPDSSSVTWRHGSYHGHRHRSLTRESSADSSKESNFGRRRNSCSSQGSRLSIYDNVPGSHLYSSTGDLADIGNEEDIFPELDDILHHVNGLQRIVNQWSEKLSDEGDSDSAMDSISPCPSSPKQIHLDIENGRVSPGDVDSTGNSINETEDQAVIQERRDSGVGASLTRSNRRQRLRWGSFQISHRPSLNSASLQINSQSVAQMNLLQKFSLLKLTALMEKYSPSNKHGFNWAVPKFMKRIKVPDYKDRNVFGVPLLVNVQRSGHPLPQSIQQAMRYLRNQCLDQVGLFRKSGVKSRIQALRQMNETCADGVNYEGQSAYDVADMLKQYFRDLPEPLMTSKLSETFLQIYQYVPKDQRLQAIQAGIMLLPDEHREALQTLLYFLSDVAALVEENQMTPTNLAVCLAPSLFHLNTLKRENSSPRVIQRKQSLGKPDQKDLNENLAATQGLAHMITECKKLFKIPEEMMSQCRNSYMEQDLQPVSLEQLGQTNNGESSDYRAHLQNYIHALLKEAKDKFKGWVNCSTSESAELAYKKVCDGPPLKLWKASIEIPVAPEDVLWRILRDRHLWDDDLLSSKVIESLNSQTDIYHYVQSSMAPHPTRDYVLIRTWKTNLPKGSCVLVATSVEHNGTPVVGGVRANALTSRYLIEPCGSGKSKLTYLCRIDTRGRMPEWYNKAFGHLCVAEIVRIRDSFIIHGSGSQETKH from the exons agattgaGGCCAAAGAGGCTTGTGATTGGCTGCGGGCAGCAGGATTCCCACAATATGCGCAGCTGTATGAAG ATTCGCAGTTTCCTATTGATATTTCTTCAGTCAAAAGGGACCACGATTTCCTGGATCGAGATGCAATTGAATCTCTTTGCAG acGATTGAACACCCTTAATAAATGTGCTGTGATGAAGCTAGAAATAAGTCCACAGAGAAAAAGA AGTGAAGATTCAGATGAAGATGAGCCGTGTGCTATCAGTGGCAGATGGACTTTCCAGAGAGACAGCAAACGATGGTCACGCTTAGAAGAGTTTGATGTTTTCCCATCAGTAGAGATGACAAATGACATCTCTGGTGATGAAGTTTTGCTGAAGAATGCAGTCAGTCACGAGAGTGTCCTGACTGATCTAAGCGAGCGGCAAGAAGTGGCATCAATCCACAGTGCTAGTAGTACAGGAAGTAGCGGCGCAAACCtgcagaaggatgtggaggccAAAAGAACAAATTCTGAGATCAGTGTAATTTCCTCGGGGAACTCTGTTACAAATGAAGATTCATTCAGCACTCTCCCTTCACCAAAGGATATCTCCAGTTTTACCTTCAATGCAAAAGCTGAAAGGAACACAAAATCCAAGGCAAAGAGCTTCTTGAAGCGGATGGAGAGCCTGCGGATTAAGAGTTCCCACAGTAAAAAGAAACTTCCTTCAAAAAATAACCTGGTCATCAGTGGACCCGTACTCCAAGAGGGCATAGATGAGGAAAAATTAAAACGCTTGAACTGCATTGAAATATCTGCAGTCAATGGCAATCATGTCAATGCTTCTATGGCTCGGAACCAAAGTGTATCTTACTCTACGCAAACAAGTAGCAGCAGTAGCCAATCAGAGACCAGTAGTGCAGTTAGCACTCCCAGCCCTGTCACCAGAACCCGCAGCCGCAGCACATGCAATAAGCGGAGTGGGATGTACCTTGAGGGCTTTGATCCTTTTAGTCAATCAATGCTGAATGACACCAGACAGCAAAATTTAAAGAATCAGAAGAGCATGGAAGAGGACATTATCTTCTACATACCTGAGGATCATAAGCCAGGCACCTTTCCCAAAGCACTTTCCAATGGCAACTCCTACCACCCTGACAGCTCTTCTGTAACATGGCGACATGGAAGTTATCATGGACACAGACACAGAAGCTTGACCAGGGAGAGCAGTGCTGACAGCTCAAAGGAGTCCAATTTTGGACGGAGGCGGAACTCGTGCAGCTCTCAAGGCAGCCGTCTCAGTATCTATGACAATGTCCCAGGGTCCCACCTTTATTCCAGCACTGGAGATCTGGCAGATATAGGGAATGAAGAAGACATTTTCCCAGAACTGGATGACATTCTGCACCATGTCAATGGACTACAAAGGATTGTAAACCAGTGGTCAGAAAAACTCTCTGATGAGGGGGACTCAGACTCAGCAATGGACTCTATTTCTCCCTGCCCATCTTCCCCCAAACAAATACACCTGGATATCGAAAATGGCAGGGTCTCACCTGGTGATGTTGACAGTACTGGGAACTCCATCAATGAGACAGAGGACCAAGCTGTCATCCAGGAGAGAAGGGATTCGGGTGTTGGTGCATCACTGACAAGATCAAACAG GCGACAGAGACTGCGGTGGGGCAGTTTCCAGATTTCTCACAGGCCAAGCCTAAATTCAGCTTCTCTGCAGATTAACAGCCAGTCAGTCGCACAAATGAACCTTCTCCAGAAATTCTCTCTGCTGAAGCTGACTGCCCTGATGGAGAAATATTCACCCTCAAACAAGCATGGATTTAATTG GGCTGTGCCAAAATTTATGAAGAGGATCAAGGTTCCAGATTACAAGGACCGGAATGTTTTCGGAGTCCCACTGTTGGTGAATGTTCAGCGCTCAGGCCACCCTCTTCCTCAGAGCATTCAACAAGCCATGCGTTACCTCCGCAACCAGTGCCTCGACCAG GTTGGATTATTCCGGAAATCTGGAGTAAAATCGCGAATTCAAGCCCTGCGACAGATGAATGAGACTTGTGCAGATGGTGTAAACTATGAAGGCCAGTCTGCCTATGATGTGGCAGATATGCTGAAACAGTACTTCAGGGACCTGCCAGAACCACTGATGACCAGCAAACTTTCAGAAACCTTTCTTCAGATCTACCAGT ATGTCCCAAAGGATCAGCGTCTCCAGGCAATCCAAGCTGGCATCATGCTGCTGCCCGACGAACATCGAGAGGCTCTTCAGactctcctctacttcctcagtgaTGTCGCAGCTCTTGTGGAAGAGAACCAGATGACACCTACAAACCTCGCTGTGTGCCTGGCCCCTTCACTCTTCCATCTTAACACTCTCAAGAGGGAAAACTCCTCCCCCAG AGTGATCCAGCGGAAACAAAGCTTGGGTAAACCTGACCAGAAGGAcctgaatgaaaacttggctgctaCCCAGGGTCTGGCCCACATGATCACTGAGTGCAAGAAGCTTTTCAAG ATCCCAGAGGAAATGATGAGCCAATGCCGTAACTCTTACATGGAGCAGGATTTGCAGCCAGTCAGCTTGGAGCAGCTGGGTCAAACCAACAATGGGGAATCCTCAGACTACCGGGCTCATCTCCAGAATTACATCCATGCTCTGCTGAAGGAGGCCAAGGACAAGTTTAAAGGCTGGGTTAATTGTTCAACATCTGAATCAGCAGAGTTGGCCTATAAAAAG GTTTGCGATGGGCCACCTCTAAAACTGTGGAAGGCTTCGATTGAAATTCCTGTTGCTCCAGAAGATGTTCTGTGGCGGATACTGCGAGACCGTCATCTCTGGGATGATGACCTTCTTAGTTCAAAAGTCATTGAAAGTTTGAATAGTCAAACAGATATCTATCACTACGTCCAAAGTAGCATGGCTCCACATCCAACCAGAGATTATGTGCTCATAAG GACCTGGAAGACTAACTTGCCCAAGGGCAGCTGTGTGTTGGTGGCTACCTCGGTGGAGCACAATGGAACACCAGTGGTTGGAGGGGTCCGAGCTAATGCTCTTACCTCACGATATCTAATAGAACCCTGCGGGTCAGGGAAATCTAAGCTCACCTACTTGTGCAGGATTGACACGAG AGGACGAATGCCAGAATGGTACAATAAAGCATTTGGACACTTGTGTGTAGCTGAAATTGTTAGGATACGAGACTCTTTTATTATTCACGGCTCCGGCAGTCAAGAAACCAAGCATTAG